A window from Bos mutus isolate GX-2022 chromosome 1, NWIPB_WYAK_1.1, whole genome shotgun sequence encodes these proteins:
- the CD200R1L gene encoding cell surface glycoprotein CD200 receptor 2 isoform X2 translates to MLLISFIITMSVKTSLSVLVDTKAVLTCPPVLWPSVLVVAWEIALRDKPPCFGAYRRDTNQTTRGNCTDKRITWASRPDENPALQVDPVAITHDGNYTCQIVTSDGNFYHEYHLQVLVPPEVTLVQTEKGTAVCKAASGKPAAQISWTPEGDCVTEQEPYWGDGTVTVQSTCRWGGRHVLNVSCSVSHLAGNKSLSIELDKGVRTLGFPGSDLLIILCVKFSLLLVILVFVGFIHFQRTNDCRSRK, encoded by the exons TTAAAACTTCACTATCAGTACTAGTGGATACAAAAGCTGTGCTCACTTGCCCTCCTGTGCTGTGGCCAAGTGTGTTGGTAGTAGCATGGGAAATAGCCCTCAGAGACAAGCCGCCCTGCTTCGGAGCCTACAGACGTGATACAAATCAGACCACAAGAGGAAACTGTACTGACAAGAGAATAACCTGGGCCTCCAGACCTGACGAGAATCCTGCCCTTCAGGTTGATCCAGTGGCCATCACTCATGATGGGAATTACACGTGCCAAATAGTAACAAGTGATGGGAATTTCTATCATGAGTATCACCTCCAAGTGTTAG TGCCCCCTGAAGTGACCCTTGTTCAAACTGAGAAGGGAACTGCAGTGTGCAAGGCAGCTTCGGGGAAGCCGGCTGCACAGATCTCTTGGACCCCAGAGGGGGATTGTGTCACTGAGCAAGAGCCTTACTGGGGTGACGGCACAGTGACCGTCCAGAGTACATGCCGCTGGGGGGGCCGCCATGTGCTGAACGTGTCCTGCTCTGTCTCCCACTTGGCTGGCAACAAGAGTCTGTCCATAGAGCTGGATAAAG GTGTCAGAACCCTGGGATTTCCAGGATCAGACTTACTGATCATTCTCTGCGTGAAATTCTCTCTTTTGTTGGTTATCCTGGTCTTTGTGGGATTCATCCACTTCCAGAGAACAAATGATTGCAG atcaagaaaataa
- the CD200R1L gene encoding cell surface glycoprotein CD200 receptor 2 isoform X1, with protein sequence MLLISFIITMSASTITSSVDRKQSTVTLYAEVKTSLSVLVDTKAVLTCPPVLWPSVLVVAWEIALRDKPPCFGAYRRDTNQTTRGNCTDKRITWASRPDENPALQVDPVAITHDGNYTCQIVTSDGNFYHEYHLQVLVPPEVTLVQTEKGTAVCKAASGKPAAQISWTPEGDCVTEQEPYWGDGTVTVQSTCRWGGRHVLNVSCSVSHLAGNKSLSIELDKGVRTLGFPGSDLLIILCVKFSLLLVILVFVGFIHFQRTNDCRSRK encoded by the exons CTTCAACAATTACTTCCTCTGTGGACAGAAAGCAGAGCACTGTAACACTTTATGCAGAAG TTAAAACTTCACTATCAGTACTAGTGGATACAAAAGCTGTGCTCACTTGCCCTCCTGTGCTGTGGCCAAGTGTGTTGGTAGTAGCATGGGAAATAGCCCTCAGAGACAAGCCGCCCTGCTTCGGAGCCTACAGACGTGATACAAATCAGACCACAAGAGGAAACTGTACTGACAAGAGAATAACCTGGGCCTCCAGACCTGACGAGAATCCTGCCCTTCAGGTTGATCCAGTGGCCATCACTCATGATGGGAATTACACGTGCCAAATAGTAACAAGTGATGGGAATTTCTATCATGAGTATCACCTCCAAGTGTTAG TGCCCCCTGAAGTGACCCTTGTTCAAACTGAGAAGGGAACTGCAGTGTGCAAGGCAGCTTCGGGGAAGCCGGCTGCACAGATCTCTTGGACCCCAGAGGGGGATTGTGTCACTGAGCAAGAGCCTTACTGGGGTGACGGCACAGTGACCGTCCAGAGTACATGCCGCTGGGGGGGCCGCCATGTGCTGAACGTGTCCTGCTCTGTCTCCCACTTGGCTGGCAACAAGAGTCTGTCCATAGAGCTGGATAAAG GTGTCAGAACCCTGGGATTTCCAGGATCAGACTTACTGATCATTCTCTGCGTGAAATTCTCTCTTTTGTTGGTTATCCTGGTCTTTGTGGGATTCATCCACTTCCAGAGAACAAATGATTGCAG atcaagaaaataa